From the Plodia interpunctella isolate USDA-ARS_2022_Savannah chromosome 5, ilPloInte3.2, whole genome shotgun sequence genome, one window contains:
- the LOC128669862 gene encoding uncharacterized protein LOC128669862 gives MPFKIVQTLEKGKPVLTAVPHEWEKDGTLFWPKNQADKLIKVEDIYPEDNWIPIVCELKRDNLKSYGEAQAEVNSILYRGVGGHEPNRNQIVEASTSSQPRDNFVDLKIETTSQDPLTDGEAVPASVSAGLELVLENQRLLLENQVKIMRKLNEFTSRLENLTSQGNSQYFNNTDIEHFNPIDDLQAMDNLENDLKDPEKRNIYFKRYSIICQGKGEGWNCAYFLVDMFFTRKFLTKVSWSGGSRGESKFALKIYTNIINFFHSLIHDCDKTFSLMDCHNFFKLILRNSVKRSESKCMRASGKKKRLSKNIMSQIQMLLVQENNSYEHEEEVGEQALTELSKKRRKLSDRETSECETDVEKE, from the exons atgccgTTTAAAATAGTGCAAACATTAGAGAAAGGAAAGCCTGTGTTAACGGCGGTGCCACACGAATGGGAGAAAGACGGCACATTGTTTTGGCCTAAAAACCAAGCAGACAAACTCATTAAGGTTGAAGATATATACCCTGAGGACAACTGGATCCCTATAGTTTGTGAATTGAAGAGAGATAACTTAAAAAGTTATGGAGAAGCTCAAGCGGAagtaaattctattttatatagaggTGTTGGAGGACATGAACCAAATAGGAATCAGATTGTG GAAGCCTCAACTTCATCTCAACCTCGTGACAACTTTGTCGACTTAAAGATTGAAACCACATCACAAGACCCTTTAACAGATGGCGAAGCAGTTCCTGCCTCGGTATCTGCTGGGCTGGAGCTGGTCTTAGAGAACCAGCGCCTCTTATTGGAGAACCAGGTGAAAATCATGCGGAAATTAAACGAATTCACCTCAAGGTTGGAAAATCTTACATCTCAAGGCAATAgccaatatttcaataatacagACATTGAGCATTTCAATCCTATAGATGACTTGCAGGCAATGGATAATcttgaaaatgatttaaaggatccagaaaaaagaaatatttattttaaaagatactCCATCATATGTCAGGGCAAAGGCGAGGGTTGGAACTGTGCATACTTTTTAGTCGACATGTTTTTTACTCGAAAATTCTTGACCAAAGTTTCATGGTCTGGTGGCTCTCGGGGAGAGAGTAaatttgcattaaaaatatacaccaatataataaatttcttcCATAGTTTGATACACGATTGTGATAAAACATTCTCTCTAATGGACTGTCACAacttttttaagttaatattaagAAATTCTGTCAAAAGATCAGAATCAAAATGCATGAGAGCCTCGGGCAAAAAGAAGAGGCTTAGCAAAAACATAATGTCTCAAATACAAATGTTGTTGgtacaagaaaataatagttatgaACATGAGGAAGAGGTTGGTGAACAGGCTCTGACGGAATTATCAAAGAAAAGGAGGAAACTTAGTGACAGGGAAACCTCTGAGTGTGAAACTGATGTggaaaaagaataa
- the LOC128669858 gene encoding solute carrier family 22 member 3-like isoform X1 has translation MNGSKHELSHEEAKEELNKKEHPDDDVLEKVLHHVGSMGRYQRWLFAAMLPFGVIFAFVYFVQMFVAATPQRHWCKVPELQHLDMEIRRNLSVPPSRAGEEFEWDRCRTYEANWSHVLLTMQPPDRGTPTVPCQNGWEFELSDIPYQTVVSERGWVCDSASAGPTAQAIFFVGSFVGGLLFGWLADNFGRVPALVGTNLIGFVGGIASIFTSGLWDFALARFLVGMSYDSCFMMMYILVLEYVGPQHRTWVANMSIALFFGSGCLVLPWLAVWLADWRTLLVVTSLPMLCALLVPFLVPESARWLSSRGRITQAVEVVRRFERVNGTKVPQDVIDEFIVSSRQTRQTNESLLAVFRSPPLRNAMIFMVIVYMSCAIIFDGLVRMSEGLGLDFFITFTLTSATEIPSVTLLALVLDRWGRRMLTCGPMLTAGILTLTAAFVPRGIPQVTLAIMARFCINMSYNAAIQWSTELLPTAVRASGSSLIHVSGYVATIMSPYVVYSQLIWSSLPLVILGATSFAAAACGALLPETRGRRMPQSVADGERLVRDFSLCGYKKPAKEDTEMWQKNGNDKSLIT, from the exons ATGAACGGATCCAAACACGAGTTAAGCCATGAG GAAGCGAAAGAAGAACTGAATAAGAAGGAGCACCCTGACGACGATGTCCTGGAGAAGGTGCTCCACCACGTGGGCTCGATGGGCCGGTACCAGCGCTGGTTGTTCGCGGCCATGCTGCCCTTCGGGGTCATATTCGCGTTCGTGTACTTTGTGCAGATGTTTGTGGCTGCCACGCCGCAGCGCCACTGGTGCAAGGTCCCCGAGTTACAACATTTGGACATGGAGATCAG GCGGAACCTGAGCGTGCCGCCTTCTCGCGCGGGTGAAGAATTCGAATGGGACCGCTGCAGGACGTACGAAGCTAACTGGAGTCATGTCTTGCTGACAATGCAGCCTCCAGATCGTGGAACACCGACTGTTCCGTGCCAGAATGGCTGGGAGTTCGAACTTAGTGATATTCCCTACCAGACCGTAGTCAGTGAG CGAGGCTGGGTTTGCGACTCCGCCAGCGCGGGCCCCACTGCGCAAGCGATCTTCTTCGTGGGCTCCTTCGTGGGGGGGCTGCTGTTCGGCTGGCTCGCGGACAACTTCGGACGAGTGCCCGCCTTGGTTG GTACGAACCTCATCGGGTTTGTGGGCGGGATAGCCAGCATCTTCACTAGCGGTTTGTGGGACTTTGCCCTGGCGCGGTTTTTGGTCGGCATGTCTTATGACAGCTGCTTCATGATGATGTACATATTAG TACTAGAATACGTGGGTCCTCAACATCGCACATGGGTGGCCAACATGTCCATCGCCCTCTTCTTCGGGTCGGGCTGTCTGGTGCTGCCGTGGCTGGCGGTGTGGCTGGCGGACTGGAGGACCCTGCTCGTGGTGACGTCACTGCCCATGCTGTGCGCGCTGCTCGTGCCTTTCCTAGTACCTGAGAGTGCGAG ATGGCTGTCATCCCGCGGCCGCATCACCCAGGCCGTGGAGGTTGTGCGGCGTTTCGAGCGGGTCAACGGGACCAAGGTGCCGCAGGATGTCATCGACGAGTTTATC GTATCTTCTCGTCAAACACGGCAAACGAATGAATCTCTTCTCGCCGTGTTTCGAAGTCCGCCTCTCCGGAACGCCATGATTTTCATGGTGATAGTGTACATGTCTTGTGCCATCATCTTCGACGGCCTGGTGCGCATGTCTGAAGGCCTGGGCTTAGACTTCTTCATAACATTCACTCTGACTTCCGCTACGGAAATACCTTCAGTGACTTTACTTGCTTTAGTTTTAGATAG ATGGGGTCGTAGAATGCTGACTTGCGGCCCTATGCTGACCGCTGGTATACTAACGTTGACTGCTGCCTTTGTTCCCAGAG GCATACCCCAGGTGACACTGGCCATAATGGCGCGGTTCTGCATCAACATGTCGTACAACGCGGCCATCCAGTGGAGCACTGAGCTGTTGCCGACCGCGGTGCGCGCGTCCGGCTCCTCGCTCATACACGTCAGCGGATATGTCGCCACCATAATGTCACCATATGTTGTTTATTCC CAACTCATCTGGAGTTCGCTGCCGCTGGTGATCCTGGGCGCGACGTCGTTCGCGGCGGCGGCGTGCGGCGCGCTGCTGCCGGAGACGCGCGGGCGCCGCATGCCGCAGAGCGTGGCGGACGGCGAGCGACTCGTGCGCGACTTCTCTCTCTGCGG TTACAAGAAGCCGGCGAAAGAAGACACTGAGATGTGGCAGAAGAATGGCAACGACAAATCTCTTATCACGTAG
- the LOC128669858 gene encoding solute carrier family 22 member 3-like isoform X2: MEAKEELNKKEHPDDDVLEKVLHHVGSMGRYQRWLFAAMLPFGVIFAFVYFVQMFVAATPQRHWCKVPELQHLDMEIRRNLSVPPSRAGEEFEWDRCRTYEANWSHVLLTMQPPDRGTPTVPCQNGWEFELSDIPYQTVVSERGWVCDSASAGPTAQAIFFVGSFVGGLLFGWLADNFGRVPALVGTNLIGFVGGIASIFTSGLWDFALARFLVGMSYDSCFMMMYILVLEYVGPQHRTWVANMSIALFFGSGCLVLPWLAVWLADWRTLLVVTSLPMLCALLVPFLVPESARWLSSRGRITQAVEVVRRFERVNGTKVPQDVIDEFIVSSRQTRQTNESLLAVFRSPPLRNAMIFMVIVYMSCAIIFDGLVRMSEGLGLDFFITFTLTSATEIPSVTLLALVLDRWGRRMLTCGPMLTAGILTLTAAFVPRGIPQVTLAIMARFCINMSYNAAIQWSTELLPTAVRASGSSLIHVSGYVATIMSPYVVYSQLIWSSLPLVILGATSFAAAACGALLPETRGRRMPQSVADGERLVRDFSLCGYKKPAKEDTEMWQKNGNDKSLIT, translated from the exons GAAGCGAAAGAAGAACTGAATAAGAAGGAGCACCCTGACGACGATGTCCTGGAGAAGGTGCTCCACCACGTGGGCTCGATGGGCCGGTACCAGCGCTGGTTGTTCGCGGCCATGCTGCCCTTCGGGGTCATATTCGCGTTCGTGTACTTTGTGCAGATGTTTGTGGCTGCCACGCCGCAGCGCCACTGGTGCAAGGTCCCCGAGTTACAACATTTGGACATGGAGATCAG GCGGAACCTGAGCGTGCCGCCTTCTCGCGCGGGTGAAGAATTCGAATGGGACCGCTGCAGGACGTACGAAGCTAACTGGAGTCATGTCTTGCTGACAATGCAGCCTCCAGATCGTGGAACACCGACTGTTCCGTGCCAGAATGGCTGGGAGTTCGAACTTAGTGATATTCCCTACCAGACCGTAGTCAGTGAG CGAGGCTGGGTTTGCGACTCCGCCAGCGCGGGCCCCACTGCGCAAGCGATCTTCTTCGTGGGCTCCTTCGTGGGGGGGCTGCTGTTCGGCTGGCTCGCGGACAACTTCGGACGAGTGCCCGCCTTGGTTG GTACGAACCTCATCGGGTTTGTGGGCGGGATAGCCAGCATCTTCACTAGCGGTTTGTGGGACTTTGCCCTGGCGCGGTTTTTGGTCGGCATGTCTTATGACAGCTGCTTCATGATGATGTACATATTAG TACTAGAATACGTGGGTCCTCAACATCGCACATGGGTGGCCAACATGTCCATCGCCCTCTTCTTCGGGTCGGGCTGTCTGGTGCTGCCGTGGCTGGCGGTGTGGCTGGCGGACTGGAGGACCCTGCTCGTGGTGACGTCACTGCCCATGCTGTGCGCGCTGCTCGTGCCTTTCCTAGTACCTGAGAGTGCGAG ATGGCTGTCATCCCGCGGCCGCATCACCCAGGCCGTGGAGGTTGTGCGGCGTTTCGAGCGGGTCAACGGGACCAAGGTGCCGCAGGATGTCATCGACGAGTTTATC GTATCTTCTCGTCAAACACGGCAAACGAATGAATCTCTTCTCGCCGTGTTTCGAAGTCCGCCTCTCCGGAACGCCATGATTTTCATGGTGATAGTGTACATGTCTTGTGCCATCATCTTCGACGGCCTGGTGCGCATGTCTGAAGGCCTGGGCTTAGACTTCTTCATAACATTCACTCTGACTTCCGCTACGGAAATACCTTCAGTGACTTTACTTGCTTTAGTTTTAGATAG ATGGGGTCGTAGAATGCTGACTTGCGGCCCTATGCTGACCGCTGGTATACTAACGTTGACTGCTGCCTTTGTTCCCAGAG GCATACCCCAGGTGACACTGGCCATAATGGCGCGGTTCTGCATCAACATGTCGTACAACGCGGCCATCCAGTGGAGCACTGAGCTGTTGCCGACCGCGGTGCGCGCGTCCGGCTCCTCGCTCATACACGTCAGCGGATATGTCGCCACCATAATGTCACCATATGTTGTTTATTCC CAACTCATCTGGAGTTCGCTGCCGCTGGTGATCCTGGGCGCGACGTCGTTCGCGGCGGCGGCGTGCGGCGCGCTGCTGCCGGAGACGCGCGGGCGCCGCATGCCGCAGAGCGTGGCGGACGGCGAGCGACTCGTGCGCGACTTCTCTCTCTGCGG TTACAAGAAGCCGGCGAAAGAAGACACTGAGATGTGGCAGAAGAATGGCAACGACAAATCTCTTATCACGTAG